gcagccctcacagttcataagcgagtggcaatagccctgtggaaacagctaccggtcagtcggtaatcaatttggactgggcaaatctactgtgggggctgctgtgatgcaagtagccaacgcaatcattgaacTGCTGCtgtcaaaggtagtgactctgggaaatgtgcaggtcacaatagatggctttgctgcaatgggattccctaactgtggtggggctatagatggaacgcatatccctatcttgggaccggaccaccagggcagccagtacataaaccacaaggggtacttttcaatggtgctgcaagcactagtggatcacaagggacatttcaccaacatcaacgtgggatggccgggaaaggttcatgacgctcgcgtcttcaggaactctggtctgtttaaacggctgcaggaagggatttacttcccagaccagaaaataactgttggggatgttgaaatgcctacagttatccttggggacccagcctaccccttaatgccctggctcatgaagccgtacacaggcaccctggacagtagtaaggaaatGTTCAACtataagctgagcaagtgcagaatggtggtagagtgtgcatttggacgtttaaagggttgctggcgcagtttactgactcgctcagacttcagcaaaaccaatattcccactgttattgctgctttctgtatgctccacaatctctgtgagagtaggggggagacatttatggtggggtgggaggttgaggtcgcctggccactgaatccaagcagccagataccaggatGGTttgaagagcacagcaggaagcgctgtgcatcagagaagcttggaaaaccagtttcatgactggccagggtactgtgtgacacttctgtttgtttctccttaatgaaaacccgcccccttggttgactctaaattCTTTGTAAGCCActcgccctccccccttcgatcacagctttcttggaaaggaaataaagtcactatcgtttaaaaaccatgtattttttattaattgattataaaaatagggagataactcacaaggtagcccaggtggggtgtgggaggagggtaggagggaaggaaaaggccacttcaatacttgttgaatgacagccttctgttgcttgggctgtccactggggtggagtggttgggtgcctggagcctcccctcccacattcttgggcatctgggtgaggaggctatggaacttggggaggagggagggtggttaaacaggggctgcagcagcaatctgtgatcctgctgccgttcatgaacctccaccagacgctggagcatgtccgtttgatcccgcagtagccccagcgttgcctcatgcctcctctgatcttcctgctgccaccgctcctcacgttcattggccactttcctgtactctgctattgtgtccttccacacattctgctgagctttgTCAGAgccagacgactgcatgagctcagagaacatttcatcgcacgtGCATTTTTttcgctgccttatctgagatagcctttgggacggaggagggaggcttgaaacatttgaagctgttggaggaaaaaaagggagtgaagtattttaaaagatacattttacagcaCAATGGCTATAccctttcacggtgaacaacgctattcacattacatagcacatgtgattttggtacaaggttgcattttgcatcttatattgagtgcctgcagctttggtgttagagatcacacacgcagtgccaggcaacagaatttggcttgcaggcggccatggtaagccatagtcttttggcttctgcaaccttcatgacagcagcgccctcctctcccataccaagcaaagcacgttgagttggccatttagtgctgtggttttcctgtttCCGGGATGATTGTTTACTACTCACCCCACCGCATGGCTGGTAttagggaagatccctgctagccaaacacgaacagctcagtgccaatgcccccaaccccacaccgcatggctaactgcggggaggatttcttttcagccacaggcaaacagcccagtaggaacggccacctctgaatgtccccttaattaaattcccctatttcaaccaggttaccaagaacaatatcactctcctgaggataacacagagagataaagaatggatgttgcttgaatgccagcaaacaccaggaccatacgctgccaggctttgtcatgcaatgataccagattacttgctactagcatggcgtggtaaagtgtcctaccatggaggacggaataaggctgctcttcccagaaaccttctgcaaaggcttttagagtacccccaggagagcttcatggagatgtccctggagtatttctgctccatccccagacccattaacagacttttccagtagctgtactggccacaaatgcatcccaagtccgcaggactacttaatcattaaaaaacgcttgcttttataacatgtattatattttaaaaggaacgctcaccagaggtccctcctctggcttctttgggttgggagggtatttcagtcagggtgataaaaagatactggctgtcagggagaacggtgtgctgtgtgctctcctcaagctcatcctcctcctcttcctcatctttcccgtccacaaaatcctcaggcatggtggagagtaccccatcatcggagtccagggacaggggtggggtagtggtggcggaattgcatgcagctcagcgtagaaggggcatgtctggggctctgtcccagagcgtctgtttgattctttggttttctggtactcttctctgagctccttaactttcacgcgacactgtgttgcatccctgatgtagcctctgtccctcatggcctcggagattttttgaaatgttttggcattttgtcttttggaacgtattCTGATaacatggattcctctccccatacagcgatcagatccagtacctcccattcggtccatgctggagctctttttcgactctgggactgcatggtcacctgtgctgatgagctcgcctggccaaacaggaaatgagattcaaaagttcccagggcttttcctgtacacctggccagtgatccgagttcagagtgctgtccagagcagtcacaatggtgcacggtgggatagctcccggaggccaataccttcaaattgcatccacactaaccctaattcgaaatggcgatgtcgatttcagcgctaattccctcattggggaggagtacagaaatcggttttaagagctctttatgtcaaaaaaaatggtttcgttgtgtggacaggtgcagggttaattcgatttaatgctgctaaatccgacaaactcgtagtgtagaccaggccttagagctGGGGATTGGGTCCTATTTGGGCTCTGTCATTGGTCTTCTGTGAAACTTTGGCCAGTTACTCAACCTTTCCATGCCTTGGTTTATTCATCTATAAAACAGATATTTATAAATAGGGAAGAGATTAAGCTTCATTGTTTGTATCTAGGATTTCAAACATACCAAAGTGTTAGGAGGCTGGATCTGGGCGTTTGATTCAGCTCATTATAGGACTAGGGTACTTCTATGAAAGTCTGAACCCGATCTGTGTTCAGATTTCAAACACCCACAAATTTTCGTAGATATTCAAATTCGGTATTTTCATTGTAGCCCGTCTCTATTTATAagtaaataatatataaataccTTACAAGGGCAATCTGATTATTTTAATGAATTGTTTGTAATATGCTTAGAGATCCTTAGATGAAAGAAGTGAAAAGTGTTGTTTGAATATATTCTCTTGTAATTCAGTGCAACTCACATCAGACCAGGGAGGTAAGGACTGGAAGCTGGCTATTTTAAAtgattgatttcactgtacaaacATCAATACAGCAAGTGCACAGGGAGCATGGACATTCACAGTTGTAACTAAGTTCAGCTagtgaaaaataaaaagcatgagTTCCCGTGCATTAAGAAAAGCCATATATTTGTTATGCAGATCAACATAATGCACCCAAAAAAGCCAAcacggaggggaaaaaaaccactggGTCCTGTTCTCTTCTGCCTTGCCCTACATTTAGTCATTTACCCATGTCTGAAATGGCCACAGAACGCTGCCATTCTGATCTGGTGGCATTTTACATTCACTTGGCAAAAGTACAGGTGACTAGAGATGATGTGAGGTCATGGAGAACCCAGCTTTAGATAAACATAAGCCTGTGCAATCAAAAAATGCACTCATACTTGCCTGCTAGGCATCAGCACTTAGCAAGGACTCCAAGATTCACATGTGCTGCCCAATTTCCATGCAGGCTCTCTAGCATACTTTTAATGTCAGTACTGCTTTAAATACCATACACCAACTAGATACATGACTCTCAGCAGCTCTATAAGCTAATAGATCATAAAAGCACAACATGGCTTTTAGCATGTGCATCAGGAAGGCTTTCACAACAGCACACTTACAGCTACTAGCTATTCTCCCTGTTaccattctctctccttttttaagCCCCTACACACTGTTGTTGCCTTATGGTGATTATTTTTGCTACCAGAAGAGCCCTTTGCATATTAGCAGCCATTAATCCCATTGCATCAGCTGGTTTAATTGGGCTAGGCTGCTCTGATTCCAAACCTCTGTTTCTTtttccctaccccccaccccccgtgatGTTTAAGGGATGTACCAAATCTATAGTGTTTCTACATTTGAATGGAGCACATAAAAGCTACTTGATCAGGTTTGATTAATTGGGGACACTTATGATTTAGAGGTAAGGAAAAGGCCTAATCAGGGATATagaagggagcagggggaagagggccctttttttatgaaaatgtgGACCTCCCCACAGTAATTCCCCTTCAGCTGTTGCCTCACAGATGGACCTTTTAATTGAATTTTCTTACAGGCCTGAGGGAGGGAGTTCATTTCAGGTCAGGTGAGGCAAATGAAGTGAATCTAATGGCTGTCGTTTCTTTTCACTGGAAGCACAGAGAagtgtggttttgttttcttctctttcagCTTTGCTAAAAAGTTTCAATTGAAAACTGAAACACACAGGGCAGCTTCCAAGAGTTTGTTGTCTTCATTTCAGCACAGGTGGCAGTGAGCAGCAAAGGGAGAGGTTTAAATCAGTTTGTACCCTGTTTTGCTGTTGCTCCCGCAGTAGGAAGAGTGCAGCGTGTGCATGTTCACAAACACCATGTGCAATTCTACTGCTACTTTATGTAAGTGGATGCAGGTGGAGCAGGGGTCTAGGAAACCTTTTCTTATAAGTCTACAAACCTGTGCATCTTGGATTACTGAGTTATGCATCCCCGTAGTAATCTAGTTGTTATTTTTACAGCCTGATAGGTATGCATGGCATTTTACAGGTACAGAGACAAGTCCTTGTCCTAAGAAGCGTACAAGCTAAGGTCTACATCTAAACTAGGAAAACAGAAGGGGACCTAGGCTGGCCCAACACCATATACCAGGGTTTTAAATATGATTTGCCCTATCTAGACTAGAAACAAAGTCAGATTTAAAATGTGTCTGTTAggcccaggtctacactatgaacAGTTTGCTGGTATAGTTATGCCGCTATAGCTAGACCGACAAACGGTCTGACTATAGACACAGTTCATAGTGCTACAGTAATAAATGCTACTGGCAAAGAACTGCTTTTGCCAGCATAACTTTTATACTGGTTCCCTGAGCTGAACTAGCAACATCACTTCTATGCATCTACGCTATGGCTTTTGCCGGcataaaaatgtcaaaaatgcCACACCAACCACAATTATtctatgccagcaaaagtttctagtgtataCCTGGCCTTAAACACATGTTAGTTAACTTATTTTATGACACAGTCTATTTTTTCAGTCTAAACATGGCCTCAGTTAGATGTAACACAACAAGAAGGaacaaacaagagagagagataagGGCAACAACAGTAAGAGATTGTGAATTAATCTTTAAAGGCTTGATCCtgttgccactgaagtcaacaagagctTTGTCGttcacttcaatggaagcaggatagTGTCATGACCTGTGGGTTTTGAACCCAGATCCTTAGGGGTCATCATATTCCAACAATACACCCAATGGCTTAGTGTAGACTCCTTGAAGCTCAGCTCAGATAGGAGGTTCCAGGCATGGGCCCCACTTGATGGAACACCAGAGCTACTGATCAGCTACCTCCCCCTGcttaagccagaaggaggaacATGAAGTTGTTTGTACAACTGGACTCTACCCTGGTTTGAGCTATTCACCCAGCGCTACCTGCTTTTGTTTCCTGATCCCAAAATTTCGGGTTTCCTGACTCAACCAGTTTCCTGGTATCTGACTCTTAGCTCCTGAGCTTCTGGTTCTGAATCCCAGCTGGAACGGGGACCCAGCCCTCGCCATGCTAACCACCAGGCCCAGTACCCTGCATCCCAGCCCTGACAGATAAAGCCCCAGATGCATTTGGTTTTGTGTACATGGTTTATAGATCTTGTTATTTTTCACACTTTGTCATTGATAATGGCAATTTGAGGTGGTAACTGCCATTAACTTGCAGGACTGGAGATCAGTAATGATAACCTAGTGAAAAGAAATGAATTTGGAGGAGGTATTTGAAGGAGAGTGAGGTTGTATGATACACAGCAGCAGAGATGATGTTATGGGCACAGTGTGAGAAAAGGAGACCATGGTGCacgcagctgtgttgctgtatgACTGTTGCTCTGTACTGTGCCTCTTCTCTAAATTTTAGGTCTTGCAGAGACTAGCCGCCATTTTTTTCAGATGAAGAGGAGACAGACACTGCCCTGTCATGGAGATTTTGCTGGCTTTTATCCTGTTTCGTGTCTCTCAATGTAAAACAAGTCAGTCAGACTGAAAGTACCCATTTGCTCTTGTGTGTGAAAAAACAGAGACCAGGGGAGTATCAAGACAAACTGGGTCAGCAGATTATAAGGTGTATATGGGGGAACAGTTGTCTTGTGTACATTCTGCTGGTGGTGCCTCACACAATATCTGAAAAGCgaattgtttaaaactttataAAAACCACAGCTTACACtgtgagggagagaggagagggaagagacGCAGGAGTTTACTCCTGAACGTTTCTGCAAATTTGATTGGTGTGGTTGGTGCAGCTTGTTCACAGCAGTAGATTCTGGAATGAAGCAGAACAAGTGAGGGAGATCCAGCATGGGTTTGAAAGGACAGATAGCGAACATCCATATCCTGTGAGCATTTGGGCTGATATAACCACACATtaaagctacattgctcaaggTAGATACACCACCTTCCATCCTTCTCCTCATACATTTAGTAAGGACCATTTCAAGTTTTCTAGCTTCTTTTAGGGACATGCACTTGGTATTTTGCAGTTTCACTGGTCCATCCAGCACCACTCCCTTCAAGTGCTGGGTTATTTTTAAGCCCTGTTCATACATCAAACCCAGCACCAAAACACTTTTCTCAAAATGCTTCTGTGATAGAGTTTGGGGACAGCACCTGACAGAATCATACATGCCTTATTACTATTAACTTTAAACATCCCTATTTCAGGGCCCCAAATGGAAACAAGCAAAGATAACAAAGCTACTGGCATCCTGCTCTGAGCTGAGAGAAGAGGGCCATGGAGGGTGGGTGTCATGTCACACCAGAgtgtgagggggggaggggagcacagaTTTAGGGTCAGATGCTGTCTTTGGGAAGAAGGGAGATAAAAGTGCACAAGCTGAGAATTTCAGTTGAATTTTGTGCTATAAGCACAGCAGAGTTTAGGCCAGATCCTAGCCTTTCAAAAGTACATAGTGGGGTGTGTGGATCTGGCTCTGGGAGTAGATTTGTAGAGCCACACTTAAGAAACAGGTCTGAACTCCAAAGAATAacaattgaatcaactggttgCATGCAATGTTATTGTGTATTAATATGTCAAGTAAGGTCTCTTATGAAAGCTTGTAAAgttctgaacttgatggtcaCTAGGAGATACATATACAGGTGATGGTTATGCACGTACACATGTGTAGAAAATTGTAATTGTACCTGCGGTGCAACTACAGCATCAAACTCACAAGTGTGGTAAAGCAatcaggcagggaggggggacaTCCCAAGCTAGCTGTTTACAGAAAATCAATTTCAAGTGTTCATCCATGGTCCAGCCATGAGACAACGATagaccattaaagttaatgggaaaacGCTGAaaacttgaaactgaaaagaaaaccctaGCCTTAGAAAACTAGGAAAGGAGGGAATTCTCCCTACCCTGAttaactgaggccatgtctacactagtgagcttacagcagcacagctgtaccagtgCAGCTGAACCACTGTAAGATCGCTCGTGTAGCTGCTTTATGCGGATGAGAGAGAGTTCTCccgttgacataattaaaccacccccaacacacagtggtcgctatgtcagtgggagagtgtcagggaagggctgttggtgtcaccctgcaaggagcagAGGCTGGTTGTAGCCAGGATGAGACATTTAGACTGGCTACTGGTGTCAGAGCTGTGACATAGCATTAAGGTACCCAAGGATGCTGGGGTGGTGGTAACAGAACTCCTTACTGGTCGGAGTGATCTCAAAACATCATATTAATATTCACAAAATCACCTAAAATAAGAttcaaaatgtattaataaagtagaaaacaggaatctacaagactgaaatttcaaaagaaaagaatcacctgaTGCAAAAGGTTCAGAGTTCTGGGTAGAGAAAAATGGGTACCAGTTTCTCTTTACATAACAAGAATAATAATAGAGCTGGATTCTAGGTCATCCATGAAAATACTGTATTTATATCTCATTGTAATCCATTCACTCGTTTATGGATCTGAAGTCTCCCAGGGAGCATCATAAAGCCACATAATGTCGCTGAGTGCTGGATTTTGCATTAGGATACTTGATGAAGCTGACAGATGTATAAAATCACATGCAGCCAGATGACTCCTGAGAGACTATACATCTGTGGATGCTAAAGAGAGAAAGTTATTCCACAGCTCAGGTAAGAAGAGTTCAGTTATTAGTTTACATTCAAAGTTTGTCTTCCATAATCTCTACCTATTTCTGGTGGTATAAACACTACTTAATAGTGTTCTGCTGACTACACGTGCTTTTGGGCAAACACATCCCCTTTTGGAACCACTTCTAGTGCAAAAGTGATGAGACATAGATCCGAAAGACCACCCTGTTTGACAGATAGGAGCCAACGCTTATTTGGGAAGTCCTGCAAAACTCAGTCATGTCTCTTCACTACTTACAGGTGATGAAATCACCTAAAATTAAGTAATATTTTGAAATGGCATAGCATGTTTAATTACATCCTGATATTCACACCAGTATCTCCATGCATCTATGTACTTTGGGGGGTTTCCTTGAAAACTCTTTATAGTTAATACTTGGTTAGCTGATCATCTATCTTGGGTATTTATGTGGCCCCATTACTGTCGTATGTGAGCACCTTGCAACCTTTAGTGTACCTCAGCAACCGTAGTGAGATAGAgaagtgccattatccccattttcaggtgggaaactgagatatggagagacaaagtgacttgcccagggtcatataGCAAGTCTGGTAGAGCAAGGAATGGAACTTGTCTCTTAAAAGTCCCAAgctagcactctaaccactggaccatccttcttctctgtcTTCAAAACATAGATGTGCATCATTGCCTCCATGCAATGGTCAATTGTATGTTGCATCATGTTCTGTACATCATTAGTGACATCCTATATAGCTGGGGGGAGCTGGCAGTTCAATAGCACTATGTGCCAGCATTATATGTTAAATTACACAGTATGCTATTGAGCACGACAAAATAGAAAGACAGATGCTAACCGTGTTgtgaagatcttacaatctaaacaggcaGACAGTACAAATTAGACACAAAGTGCATTGCAAGAGATGGACAGAAGAGTGCACTGCTAGGGGGGAACAGCATAGCACTTTTCTTCAACTGACACTGCTCCTCATAAAGGCCCTGCACCCTGGCCTGCCCTTCTAAAGGCAGTTCCTGCTAGGGTTAAGATGGAGGAAGTCCCCTCTAGAGCCCAAGTCCTCTTTGTCTAAAGACCACGTTTGGCTAGAAGCATTCAGCTTAAGTGGGGGATTAAGGGAGGAAAGAactaagtgtgtgtggggggaagaaatGTCCTCAAAGTCTAATAGAAGAATATCAAGATCACAAGGGGGTATTGCCAAGATGATAATAGCAATCACATTCAGTAACTAGCCTCGTAGACTAGTACTTTCTGAGATTGTGGTGTAGAATCAGAAGTTTTTGAATAATATAGCTCAGGAACTATTTATCCAAAGACAATACTTGACTGCTACTGCCCTAGGACATAGTCAAGATTGCACCCAAGTTCTGTAAAACCCAAAGAGACGTCTACATGGCATCTTAATGACAACCCATGCTCCACTTTAATTTGGAGTTATCCACACCAAAAAAATGCTTGGTTGCTTCTGATTCAGTGTGTGCAGTTTGGTGCTGGAAATCATACCAGGAGGGTGTTCGGTTGCCCTGACTAATGGGGTTGAATTTGGAGATATAATATTCTCTTAAGCAGTGCTTGCTACTTatagtctgaggaacagtagatTAAAGAGAGAAGGAAGCAACATAGCATGACTGATAGGGAGATAACCCTCAGCCCTGATCACTGCATGTAAGAAAAAGGTTATTTGGTGTCAGTGTAGCTTATTACATTTTCCCCTCATAGTGAAACCATATACTCCCCAGTAACAGTCAAACATAGGGAGT
Above is a window of Caretta caretta isolate rCarCar2 chromosome 2, rCarCar1.hap1, whole genome shotgun sequence DNA encoding:
- the LOC125630965 gene encoding uncharacterized protein LOC125630965, with the translated sequence MPEDFVDGKDEEEEEDELEESTQHTVLPDSQYLFITLTEIPSQPKEARGGTSASNVSSLPPPSQRLSQIRQRKKCTCDEMFSELMQSSGSDKAQQNVWKDTIAEYRKVANEREERWQQEDQRRHEATLGLLRDQTDMLQRLVEVHERQQDHRLLLQPLFNHPPSSPSSIASSPRCPRMWEGRLQAPNHSTPVDSPSNRRLSFNKY